The DNA region CCCCGATTTTGGCTCTCCGGGACCATTTTTGGcgcttttattaaatttttttttagcgGGAAGATTTTGGGGTGCAACCACCAAATTTTCCCATTCCAGTCCCAATTTTTGGGCCACAAAAAGACTCTTTCGGGTCAAATCAACATTTTGGGGCGCAGAACCCgaattttggggtaaaaaaacccaattttGGCGCTCCGGGACCATTTTTGGCGCTTTCCAGCCCAATTTTTCGCGGCGGCCGAGgaagattttttggggggagctgggggggggggggggacacgacactcGGGCCGCCCcatattttttgggggggctcTAGGGGACCCCACCTGCTCTCCGGGGGCGCCGTGGGGCAGGAGGTTGTGGGGCAGCTCGTGCTCCAGGTTGCGGGCGCCGGGGTCGGCCCCCCAGGCCAGCAGGAGGCGGATCAGCGGCTCCTGGCTCGGgccccccggcagcgccgccgccatgTGCAGTGGGGTGTTGCCGTGGGCCTGGGGAAGGGGGCGGGACATGTGGGCGCCCCATAGATCCGATTTCGGACCCATAGATCTGACCCCGGACCCGTAGATCTGACCCCGGACCCGTAGATTGCCAATAAACCCCACTAAATCCCTTATGGACACCCCAGATagctctcctccagccccatAGATCCGAACCCAGCCCCATAGATCTGACTCCAGCCCCATAGATCTGACCCCGGACCCATAGATCTGACGCCGGACCCATAGATCTGACGCCGGACCCATAGATCGCCAATGAACCCCCCTAAATCCCTTATAGGACACCCCAGATagctctcctccagccccatagatctgaccccagccccatagatccgaCCCAGGACCCATAGATCTGACCCCGGACCCATAGATCTGACCCCGGACCCATAGATTGCCAATAAACCCCACTAAATCCCTTATGGACACCCAGATagctctcctccagccccatAGATCTGAACTCAGCCCCATAGATCTGACCCCAGACCCGTAGatccccctcccagccccatagatccccccgccagccccatagattcacccccagccccatagatcccctgtaaacccccccaaaacccctctagacccccctaacccccccatagcgccccatatctccccctccaaccccacatctccccctccagccccacatctcccccccagccccatagatcccccctcccgccccatagatccccccgccagccccatagatcccccagccccatagatcccctataaacccccccaaaacccctctagACCCCCCCTAAAcccccatagcgccccatatCTCCCCCTCCaacccacatctccccccccagccccacatctccccccccagccccatagatccccccccagccccatagatcccctaTAACCCCCCGAAAACCCCTCCAGACCCCCCTAACccccccatagcgccccatatctccccctccaaccccacatctccccccccagccccacatctccccctccagccccacatctccccctccagccccatagatcccccctcccgccccatagatccccccccagccccatagatcccctaTAAAACCCCCCGAAAACCCCTCTAGACCCCCCCTAAccccccatagcgccccatatctccccctccaaccccacatctccccctccagccccacatctccccccccagccccatagatcttcccccagccccatagatcccctgtaaaacccccaaaacccctctagACCCCCCTAAccccccatagcgccccatatctccccctccaaccccacatctccccctccagccccatagatccccccgccagccccatagatcccccccagccccatagatcccctataaacccccccaaaacccctctagaccccccctaacccccccatagcgccccatatctccccctccaaccccacatctccccccccagccccacatctccccccccagccccatagatccccccgccagccccatagatcccccccagccccatagatcccctataaacccccccaaaacccctctagACCCCCCTAACCCCCCCATAGCGCCCATATCTCCCCCTCCaaccccacatctccccctccagccccacatctccccccccagccccatagatcccccctcccgccccatagatccccccgccagccccatagatccccccagccccatagatcccctataaaccccccaaaacccctctagacccccctaaccccccccatagcgccccatatctccccctccaaccccacatctccccccccagccccacatctcccctccagccccatagatcccccctcccgccccatagatccccgccagccccatagatccccccccagccccatagatcccctataaacccccccaaacccctccagacccccctaacccccccatagcgccccatatctccccctccaaccccacatcttcccccccagccccacatctcccccccagccccataagatctcccagccccatagatcccctgtaaaacccccaaaacccctctagACCCCCCCTAATccccccatagcgccccatatCTCCCCCTCCAacccccacatctccccccccagccccacatctccccccccagccccacatctcccaccccagccccatagatccccctcccaccccatagatccccccccagccccatagatcccctaTAAACCCCCCGAAACCCCTCTAgaccccccctaacccccccatagcgccccatatctccccctccaaccccacatctccccctccagccccacatctcccctccgccccatagatcccccggccagccccatagatccccccccagccccatagatcccctataaacccccccaaaacccctctagaccccccctaacccccccatagcgccccatatctccccccccagccccacatctccccccccagccacacatctccccaccccagccccatagatccccctcccgccccatagatccccccgccagccccatagatccccccccagccccatagatcccctataaacccccccaaaacccctctagacccccctaacccccccatagcgccccatatctccccctccaaccccacatctcccccccagcccatagatccccccgccagccccatagatccccccccagccccatagatcccctataaacccccccaaaacccctctagaccccccctaacccccccatagcgccccatatctcccccccagccccacatctcccccccctcccagccccacagccgcCCACAAGTGCCCCCGGGGGTACCCTGAGGTGGAGCaggcggggggcggcgccgggCTGGCGCAGCAGCAGGCGGGTCAGGGTCAGGTTCCCCGCCCGGACGGCCAAGTGCAGCACGGTCTGGCTGCTCTTCATGtcctgggggggggcaccccaaaatttttttttttgggggggcggggggggtcccaTCACCCCCTTGATCCCCCTCTGGGGTCCCCAAGATTTTTAGGGGAGCCCCATGACCCCttttgacaccccccccccccgccccagggcgTCTCCATCACCACCTTGAGCCCACCCCGGGGAGCCCcaaaatttttttggggggagccCCAAGacccccttgaccccccccccgggggtccccaaGATATTTAGGGGTCCCATCACCCCCTTGAccccccctggggacccccaagaatttgggggggggggaccaTGACCCCcttgatccccccccccccaaacgtTCCCCATCACCCCATTGACCCCCCTGGGCGTCCCCAAGATTTTTTGGGGGGCCCCAAGACACCCTTGaccccccctgctgccccccaacaattgggggggtccccattacccccttgacccccccccTGGGTGCCCCAAagattttgggggggtcccatcaCCCCCCTTGGCCCCCCCCAGGGATCCCCATCACCTCTTTGACCCCCCCTGCGGGTCCCCAAGATTTTTTAGGGGGCCCAAGacccccttgaccccccccccgggggtccccaaGATATTTAGGGGTCCCATCACCCCCTTGaccccccctgggacccccaagaATTTGGGGGGGGGCACCAAGACCCCCCCTAATGTTCCCCAAACCCCCTTGATCCCCCTCTGGTGCCCCCAAGATTTTTTTGGGGGGCCCCAAGACCCCTttgacaccccacccccccccccccaggcgtCTCCATCACCTCCttgaccccccccccgggggtccccaaGAATTTGGGGGGGCCCCatgacccccctgaccccccccccggggttttgggggcccccccgggggtaCCTGGCTGCCGCAATCCGCCCCCATCCGCAGCAGCAGCTCGACGCAGCGGAGCCGATCTTGGGGGGTCGAAttttggggggggccccccccaaacGCCGAAGCggaggggggagccccccccATCTCCGGGACCCCCCCCATctcggggacccccccggctcgCAGCGAGGCATTATGGGATAGGACAGCGCAGTGCAGAGGGGTCtgaccttgggggggggggggggggtgtcaggatgggccccccccccccccccccaaaattagACCCCCCCCAGGGGTCCCCCCCAAaattggggacccccccaagacccccTCCAAATTCGGGACCCCCCCAAATTGGAAAaagccccca from Athene noctua chromosome 33, bAthNoc1.hap1.1, whole genome shotgun sequence includes:
- the NFKBID gene encoding LOW QUALITY PROTEIN: NF-kappa-B inhibitor delta (The sequence of the model RefSeq protein was modified relative to this genomic sequence to represent the inferred CDS: inserted 1 base in 1 codon); this translates as MGLLHVLCARGLRGPARAAAEXLRGAGGLELREHRGKTPLLVAAAAAAPGIVRDLVTLGADPDAADVGGRTALHLAATYGLPRVLQAVMSSGVPVNVEARNFEGQTPLHCAVLSHNASLRAGGVPEMGGVPEMGGAPPSASAFGGGPPQNSTPQDRLRCVELLLRMGADCGSQDMKSSQTVLHLAVRAGNLTLTRLLLRQPGAAPRLLHLRAHGNTPLHMAAALPGGPSQEPLIRLLLAWGADPGARNLEHELPHNLLPHGAPGEQLRLLLKSRRGTRRPAPSS